The following nucleotide sequence is from Nautilia sp. PV-1.
GATTTTATTGCAAACAGGGTTCATGAATATATTAATCCTGACAATATTGCACAATTATATAATACTATAGCGCCTATAGTGGGAACATTGACTGCGAAAAGCGCAGTGTTTATTAAAGACGCTTTTTTAATTGTAATCTTTTTCTTTTTTGCCACTTTATATGGAAAAGAGATTATGAATTTTTTTAAAAAAATAATCCCGCTTGAAGAAAATCAGCTGGAAAAACTATTTTTTGGTACCAGCGAAGTTATGAGTGTTGTTTTTTATTCTACCGTTTTTACTGCTATTTTAGAAGGGATATTATTTGGAATAATAGCCAAATTTTACGGGTTTAATTTCTTTTTCTTTACAATAATGTATGCATTTTCATCATTAATTCCCGTTATAGGGGGAGTTATTATGTGGGGACCGGTAAGTTTATATTTATATTCCGTAGGTAATACCACAGGAGCTATAGTAGTTGCGTTATATTCAATTGTAGTTATTTCTATAGTAGCTGATACTTTTGT
It contains:
- a CDS encoding AI-2E family transporter, whose protein sequence is MKFLTFLTIVVGYFVYLTYKPYLLDIAIASLMAIAFGKVSVLINSRINNKYISSSIVTLIFAVLIFGPILYFVVTAGKFISHINIEDVKNIILKAQDLLKYFPDFIANRVHEYINPDNIAQLYNTIAPIVGTLTAKSAVFIKDAFLIVIFFFFATLYGKEIMNFFKKIIPLEENQLEKLFFGTSEVMSVVFYSTVFTAILEGILFGIIAKFYGFNFFFFTIMYAFSSLIPVIGGVIMWGPVSLYLYSVGNTTGAIVVALYSIVVISIVADTFVKPMIIEFVKKTFEADTELNSLLIFFSIVAGLSSFGLWGIIIGPAVTAMFISILRFYEKI